In Malus sylvestris chromosome 2, drMalSylv7.2, whole genome shotgun sequence, the genomic stretch ATAACAGAAACGTGATAGGAAGTTTATGGAGGAGATAGTAAAGCTTCATGCTAATCTTGAAAGCATCTCATAAGCATCATAGAGTTTAAACAATTAACTACAAAAACAGAACTTTGAACTATGTAAAACTTAGACCtggcaatttcttacacgactTGTTAACAAGACATgcaaacgacacgaaaataatcgGTTTCAGGTCGACACGATAACTAATTAGGTTGTTATCGGGTCACACAATAAGAACCCATTAATAACGGATCCTTAACAAGTTTACACGAGATTGACATGCAAATAATCTGTTTCGACACattaagaaaaatgttattttgataattttaattttttaaactacttaaaaaacttactataaaatacgaGAGCCgtattgtatatgtatatagtGTATATTAAAATATGAGAGTGACATGCGGATAATCTATTTTGAAAcgttaagaaaaaagttattttaatcattttaattttttaaactacttaaAAAagcttactataaaatacaatagccatattgcATATGTATATAGTGTATATTAAAATATGTATTactgtattattattctatataaatttcacaatttttaagttttatttatttttatagtatactataggcaaggagtgagattaaaaaaattataaaacacattaaaaataaaaatatcaagtaatttaaaaataccaaacacatcgaaaaaaatataataattaatttacaagtgcgaAAAAATGTGAAATAATATGCAAACCCTCATAATCACATCCTCTACACTTTGAGGATGGGTACATCGTAGTtcgaatttttaaaaccatacaaaccctcatgaatagtatttttaagggagttcaaaataaaccaATATCATTTCCCTTGGTGATTGATGAAATTTGAAGGGTTTTGTTGTAAAAAAAAGGTGCAAGGTTTCATCAACCTTGAAACATAACTCCTTTCATTTTTCATATCCTTGAACATTTGGTATTTTGTTGTaatgtactaatgttttttattACTCTTACGTTGGGGTATGTAATACTTAAAAGACAAatgttatttttatgttttgaagtaatatttatgtgacaaggtgatatacatatacaaatttagtattatgttttcaattttttgggggtcaaattatgttttctatttcattatttattaatttaaaatatattttccttatcGGGTAATGGATCGGGTCATATTATCTGATAAGATTAATGGGTCGATTTCGGATCAGGTCATATTACCGTTCACTTTAACggatgttacacgacacgactcgTTAAGATATCGGGGTATATCACGAAAACAACACGAATGTCAGGTGTATATAAAACCAACAGTAGCACGAGTATGCTAAAACTACTTTTAGGATGAAATTCCCACTGAAACCAAGCACATCAGGTTTGAAATAATTACCGGGGTAAATTAACCAAGACATGAAATAATCAGTTTGCAGTTCATGAAGCATGGGAAGGTAAATGTATACTATTTACTTAAAGTTATGCCAAAAACAGGTGAAGTTTTCTTTAATTGCACTACGATATTTCTTCCCTAACTTCTTTTTCAGTTTCTAAAATCATAAaagtttgaaagaaaaaaaggcaaGGCACAAGCTTACAGTTAGTATTGCTTTTCCAGTGTTGTCAGGCTTCAAGGTTGGTCCTTTCATGTCAGTTTCGAGAAAGAAGTGTTTTCCCTTTATTCCTTCTGTCATTGCAATGTCCCTCATTTCCTGCATATTTTATGGTGGGAAGTTGGGAACTGAATGCTAATGCATAAATCAACAGTTACATGCGATGCTCAAGAATACGACACCTTCACCAAGGATGAAGAGGCTTATATGATGAGAGAGAGCTACCTCCCACTTTGTAACCCATGCTATTGGCCACCAACAAAACTCCCCAGACAATTTAAAACATATAACCTTGTTAAGTTCACTTACCAGTGCCTTTTCCCAAAGATCTCCTGCTACCTGCATGATGATTGGTAAACCAGAGTCAGACGTGTTCAATAGCATCTAAGTACGAACCAAAGACTCAGAGAGACAGAATGCAAACCTTCTTCTTTGGGGCAAATATCAGCTGAGCGTTTGCTTCTGCATACGTCGCCATGTCATTAATAGCTGCATTGATCTTCTCTACTGTAAGCCTTCCCCTCATGTATCTGCGATTCGAAAATTGGGGAAAGAATTAGGAGACAATATCGGATTATCCAATATGTATCACCTTTCATTTGAGTCCTAGCTATCATATTCTCCTATATGCTAAGGCAACAGAAAGAAAGTTACGTAGCGAGCTGAAAACCTTCAGGATCATAATATGTGAGCCGTAGTATCATACTGCAGGTGGAAAGAGTTCTGGAGCTTATAAATGGCCGGAACATTCTTCAATGAGGTAAAAGTTGTTGTGCAAAAGCACACAGTGGACATGGGACTCACTCTTAAGTCTTAACAAATAAAGTAAGATAAGTTAAGAAAGAAGATTCAACCCACTCACCCTGACAAAGAATCCAGCTCTTCAGCAGTTATAAACCACAATGGTGGAGGGGAACGTCCCTTTTTCTCctgaaattaacaaaaacagaaacaacAAGTGAAGTGATTATCCTGTAGCTACTGTATCTCCAACATATAACTAATGACAGTTCCAGAACAAGCTAGCCATATAACTGATACAGAAATAGTTTTCTGCACATCAATTCTCGAGTTATGAAAGAAAGACAAGGTATATTTAATATTGCAATATTAGTATGATAGTACTACCAAGCAATAGTATGAAGAAAAGGGTCACTCTTTAAGAAATAGTAAGAAATTAATCATCCAAATAAGTGCACGAACAAGAACAAGGACATGATTCTTCAAAGAGTATTCGAAGTTTTGCAGCACATCACAAATTCTCAATTGCAATATATGCTGTGGACATCCCTTGTTCCTTATTGATTGCATTGGCTGTGCACAAGTAGCGTGCGATGTGTGTGCGCAGAGAGCATTTCTTACCTTAGGTAGTGCAGCAGGCTCTTCCTCAAGCTTGAAGGACCCAAAACCGGTATTTTGTTGAGATCCTTCTGGAAACAAACTGAAATACACAAACATAAATCTCTACCTACCAAATACAAATAATGTAAGAGACCCAAATCAATAATGCTTAATCCATGGATGCATGAGAAACTTGTCTTACCACTTATTAgcatccaaattcaacatcgaCATTCTTTCGGGAACATGCGAGGGCACATAAACTGACATGTCCTGCAATTTCTTTTGCTGCTTCAGCGCGGCATCGATGAGTTTCTGCCATCACATTACAACATCAAAGTACAATTCGCTGAAATTTCAACAAGCAAAACATGTTCCAGGATTAATTAAGTAAATTATCGCCTGCCCTAATGATCAAAATTGATTCTTTCACTTTCCCATTTGGTggatataaaattaaattttgtaacttGAATTTTCCTAGTTGCCAAGCACATCCTAAGCTCAACAAACATTTGAACGAATTTCCCCaaacttgagagagagagagagagagagagagtactttAGCTTTAGGGATGGCTAGAGTTTCGTCACGCAAGCGGTCCTTGATGGCCTGAACCTGAAGCTCCATGGCCTTCACGGCCGCGTCGAGGGCCGACAAATCGGTGACGCTGCTCGCCGGGTACACTGCCACACGAACAATTCAGAGGTTATGCGGACAAGTATGATTACAAGAATTGGATGAAGCAGTAGCAGGCGGAGGAGATGGGTCGGGTCGGGTCTTACTGTTTCGCGCAATGACGAGATCTTGAAGCTCCGCGATCCGACGGTTGAACCCTGAGATAACCGAATCCAACGACGCCCCTGCTGTCTTTACCTCCATCTCGTTCTCTCTCTACCTGCCTTGAGAAACTTTCAATCTCTCTGTTGGATCGGAAAATCTTgagttttttggttttcaattggtGGAAACTGTTTTAGCGGGAAAATGTGTAACGAAAACCTTGAAACTACTGCCTACCCGCTATGCTAAAGGCCCAAGCCTCCAGGCCAAGTTCTCTAGCCCACCTCAATTTGAAAACCCAACTTGAGCAACAAAActtgaaaaatctcaagttgttttTGTACCTCAAATTTATAGGCCAAGTTCACTTTATGATTACTTCGattaaatcattttaatctctatatataaagcaaACACCCTAAACCCCAATCGGGTGAAACATTCAAATATCCCTAAAATACCGCTATGTTATTAAGGGTGTCAAAATAAAACAAGTTAAAGTTTTCAACTTTCACACATTAAGTTTTTTCAATGTCACCTAAAGTAAGAATGATGgaacactttcatacatccgttaggtTTTTCGTGAAAACCTCTATTAACCCGTAACATGACATCCAAGTGGACAATAATTGGCTCCATGTGAACatcgaaaaattaaaaaatatatataaatagaactaaaaattaaaaactaaaccctaaaatttgaaACCCAAAACAACATCAGCCGCTCCGCCTAATCGACCAAGACCGCTCAACCCACTTGTTCCTCCTAGTCCACCGAGACCACCCAAGCCGCTAGTGCCGCCTAAGCCACCAAATTCACGGCAGCCAATGTATATTTATAACTTCAAACCAACAATTCTTTTTCAATTCTGCAAAAAATGGTGATTGGCAAAGGATGAGAATGAACTCGATTTGGGGTTGTCGATTGGATTAAAtaaacatttgatattttgttatgTTATTTTAAGTATAATTGAAAGCGTGCAGTGAAGTGAGTTGTGTCAAAAGTGTGTTTTTAAAAGGTGACCTAATGCATTATTTTAAGCATAGCTTGTTCTCTTGCCCTATACAAGAGAGCGAAAAATGGTAGCAAAAACGTACGAGTGAGACTATGAGATGTGAGACTATTGGTATAGTGGATACAATTATAACATGATCTACAACGATCACATATATAAGGTTACATTCACATACAGTAGACATAATTGGCTTGGAATCCACAAGGATCATATATATAAGGTTAGAGTGACAATTTGCAAGTCTTGTTAAAGTGACCGTTTCGCAAGTCTTATCACATATATAgggtttaattaataatataaaaataaggATGTGTGTACATTAATGTACCTGCACAACTACTAAACTTATCATTACCACAAAGTGGcacattaaccaaaaaaatataattaaaaataccAACCATGCAAGCACACCATCAGTCATGATTGCCCACCAAACCCTAGCATTAGGTTTAGCAAAATTTGACAACTCAACCGGTGCACATTATATGCACTTCATGTGCGCCATGCACATGGCATGCACATAATATGTACAATTTTTCCAAAATTTCCTAATTAATGATCTTAAAACAGGGCTATTAAATTAGACTaactaaaattttgatttaagcATAACTAAAAGCATACAATGGCCGTTTGTGCGTGCATCTGTGGAGTGAGTACTGTCAAATGTGTGTTTTTAATAGGTGAACTAATGCATGAGTGGGAAAAATGGCGGCAAAAAGGACATGAGTTAGTCTATGTGTTATGGGCCTAGGGACTCTCTTAAACACTTGCCGTCAAAATGACTCCATAAGACTTAGTGATAAGACAAGGTAGATATAGGGTTTGGTGATAAGATAAGGTAGATATAGTCTCTTAATAATTTGATTTGCACACTTGCTTCGTAATAATGACACCTTGGGTGCCGCTCATTACTACCATAAattgatgggtttttttttttcaattatggCTACTATTAGGGTCTTTGATGGTTttttgcaaaataaaaaatagaaaggccatataattaggaagaaaaaaagtaCATGAGAAAAGTAAAGGAAGAGAAAAGATTGTGTTGAAATTTAAACGCTACTATTACAAGAAAATTAAACGAAAATAAACaagggaaaatttgaaagaGGTCCAATTTTATAACCCATCTTTTGAAATAGATTCAATTTTTAGTgacttttgatttttgaaatAGATCCAATTTTTAGTCCAATTGGACCCATATCAAAAGACCCCAATAAACAAATTTAGTTAACCTATCTTTACCACATAATGTATCATAAAATATATTTACTTCCTGATGACATCTGCAGGAATTACACTACTAAAATTTTCATAGCCAAAGAAATCCCATTGCAATAGGACCATGAAAGGATCCTATGGACTTCCACAATTGCTGCATGTTTTCATGGCAGCATTGTCATATtgaaattttagaattttagtTATTACTTCCCTATCCACTCAAAGACCTGACAAACACCGCTAAACCATCTTTCTACATTCCAATACACTCAACCATCCAAATTTGTGATGATTGAGAGAATACAGAAGCTTGAGGCCTTCATACTTCAATTCCCCAATCGTCCCTAAGCACACCAAGATGACACCATGCACATACGTTGCTACTTCATGACCCCTTGAGATCGCCATCTTCAAAGCCTCAATTCCAGCTTTTTCTTATTGTCTTGGAAGAAGTATGTCATCCCTAGCATGTACAGGGCCTCGGAATTGCCACAATCTGTGTAACGTTTCAAGAAGTTGGAGACATCTTCATTATTGCTCCATGAACTAAGTGGTTAAAGCCTTCAAATTCCCTAATGTTGATGTGTTCGAATATGTGGTTGTCTTGACCGATttggttgaacttcttgcacACCATCTTTGCTAAAAACGGGTCCTTAAAAGATCGAGAAGCAACCTTTGTCATTTTTTGGACAAGAAGTTCGTCCAGAAGAGATTGTATGGGCGATGAGGTGATTCTggctttcttcatctttttgAACTTGTGGCTttgaaattaaacacaaactCTTAAGAAGACAACTTAAATAGGAGGTTTATATCTTAGACAAGAAGGGGAAGAGATATGACTGAGAGAGTGAGAACAATTATATGTTGGAATTAAATGGTTCTGACAAGAAAGGAATTTGGTAAATATATAACGATGAAATACCCTTTGAATACAACTTTTCCCGTTGAATACAGCTGTTCAGTTATATCCAACAGTCATATCCtttagaattaattaattaataaataaacagttatattatttctttattaattaattaatctataTCACTATAATCATAATCATATGTATATTAGTATACCAATGTTACAGTGTATCTTCACACATAATTACACATATTGTGAGAACCatgttatcataatcatattccaaCACAAATACAGGAATTATAAGGTCCCTAATTCTAGAATAATGGCCAATTGttagttatatatatacaaatccaTATACAAATACATGATTTGTACACTATATACACATGGTATGCACATAGTATGCACACTACATACACATGATATGTATAAAACTCCTTGGCCAAAGAGTTGCTTATGGCATTTTTATGagctttaattaaaaaaattaccgcattaaattcaaataaaaaattaaagtcaTGTCTCAAAACTATATTACTATGATGTTTTCTTTCAACATAATTAGATCCTCCTCTAAATTGTATAGAACCAAAAAGGAATTGACTTTTATATGGTAAAACATAAGGTTggctttagaaaaaaaaaaaacaaaaaaaaaaagatgtaaaAACCATCAAGTTTCAAACCTATGTCTTGTTGAAACTATCAAATTATACTCACCAATTGACCTGACACTTAATATTATttaagcttgcacacaattgataTATAGTAGAAAAATTCTAGAATGGGCTTAGACCAACCCTGGCATCCATGTGGCTCTGCCACTGATCAATTTCCCTAACCTATATGTAAGTTGGAAATGAAGTAGCAGGAGTTGATAAGCTATATGTTGGAAATAAAGTAGGGGGTGTGAGATTTGACAATTCACTAACCTATATGTTGGAAATGAAGTAGCAAGAGGAACAAAAAAAGGAGTGGTGGGGATTCCTACAACTTTCGTAGGTCATATGCATCAAATCCTCACCACACAAGTACCTTCAAAATAATCGCTATTTCACCCAATGGGTTTTCATCCACATCAATGATACACTTGTATAAATAGGCTTCTCACACTTATTTTCCATAACTATTAACCCATAGCAAAAAGTCATTGCACTTCTCAAATAGCCAAAACAATTCACAGCACCAGCATGTCCAAGTTCAGACAAATTGAGGATTTTAACATCGAGTTCCAGGGGTGGTACAACATGGAACCTCCTCCACTTCTGGATTATCCAAGGCAAATCATATGTCATCATTTAGATTTGTTGACTGTAAGACGTCACTAGAAAATATAGATCATGTCTGTGGGAAATTCGATTATGAGACGGGCGTTGCCGAGCATTGGAACCACAAGCTAGTGAAGGCAAAAAAAGAACTTGTGGACCTCAACGGTAAAGCCAATGAAGCGTTATACCATGCAAGCTAGTAGAAAACAAAGCCTAACACGTCTCAACAAAGGATTCATttcttaaattttgaattgtcgCAGAAGCGTCGTGGCCATATTGAGTCGTATGAGCATTCTCGAAAGGGAAAGACCGAAATGGATGAGGAATGCAACAAGGGTTTTGAGGATATTCGTCAGGTAGCGAAGAGAAATGAACCGCATTAATCACAATGAGATTCTTTGATAGTGAAGGAGGTCAAATCGTTTAATAAAATTTGGTGATCGTTTGGTGAAGGTTGTGCTTAATAGCTATGGTAGAATAAATTTGAGGGCTT encodes the following:
- the LOC126604736 gene encoding spindle and kinetochore-associated protein 1 homolog, encoding MEVKTAGASLDSVISGFNRRIAELQDLVIARNMYPASSVTDLSALDAAVKAMELQVQAIKDRLRDETLAIPKAKKLIDAALKQQKKLQDMSVYVPSHVPERMSMLNLDANKCLFPEGSQQNTGFGSFKLEEEPAALPKEKKGRSPPPLWFITAEELDSLSGYMRGRLTVEKINAAINDMATYAEANAQLIFAPKKKVAGDLWEKALEMRDIAMTEGIKGKHFFLETDMKGPTLKPDNTGKAILTVLRHLGRVSETRIGSHRVIILLKRP